From a region of the Danio aesculapii chromosome 4, fDanAes4.1, whole genome shotgun sequence genome:
- the LOC130221950 gene encoding gastrula zinc finger protein XlCGF57.1-like has translation MAFIKEESEDVKIEETFTVKQEDLQEQTDLIEENEGSEEEEHHVKIEEKTHLQTDGILKRRDKNCFTCTQCGKSFERKGDLKIHMMIHTGEKPFTCTQCGKSFSQSSSLNKHMTVHTGDKPFTCTQCGKSFSQSSSLNQHIRIHTGEKPFTCTQCGKSFSQSSSLNKHITVHTGEKPFTCTQCGKSFSQSSSLKLHMRNHTGEKPFTCTQCGKNFSQSSHLNEHMMTHTGEKPFPCTQCWKSFNYLSHLNQHMRVHTGEKPFTCTQCGKSFSISSSLNLHMRIHTGEKPFTCTQCGKSFNYSSHLNQHMRIHTGEKPFTCTQCGKSFSISSSLNLHMRIHTGEKPFTCTQCGKSFNRSSNLYQHIRIHTGEKPFVCTQCGKSFSQSSSLNKHITVHTGEKPFTCP, from the exons atggcgtttattaaagaggagagtgaagatgtgaagattgaagaaacattcacagtcaaacaggaagatctgcaggaacaaacag acctaattgaagagaatgaggggagtgaagaggaggaacatcatgtcaaaattgaggaaaaaactcatttacagactgatggtattttgaaaaggagagacaagaattgtttcacctgcactcagtgtgggaagagttttgaAAGAAAAGGcgatcttaagattcacatgatgatccacactggagagaaaccatttacttgcactcagtgtgggaagagtttcagccagtcatcatcccttaataaacacatgacggTCCACACTGGAGACAAACCATTTActtgtactcagtgtgggaagagtttcagccagtcatcatcccttaatcaacacataaggatccacactggggagaaaccctttacttgcactcagtgtgggaagagtttcagtcaatcatcatcccttaataaacacatcacagtccacactggagagaaaccatttacttgcactcagtgtgggaagagtttcagccagtcATCATCCCTTAAACTACACATGAggaaccacactggagagaaacctttcacatgcactcagtgtgggaagaattTCAGCCAGTCATctcaccttaatgaacacatgatgacccacactggagagaaaccattcccATGCACTCAGTGTTGGAAGAGTTTTAACTActtatcacaccttaatcaacacatgagggtccacactggagagaaacctttcacatgcactcagtgtgggaagagtttcagcatatcatcatcccttaatctacacatgaggatccacactggagagaaaccattcacatgcactcagtgtgggaagagttttaactactcatcacaccttaatcaacacatgaggatccacactggagagaaaccattcacatgcacccagtgtgggaagagtttcagcatatcatcatcccttaatctacacatgaggatccacactggagagaaaccattcacatgcactcagtgtgggaagagttttaaccgCTCATCAAACCTTTATCAACATAttaggatccacactggagagaaaccatttgtttgcactcagtgtgggaagagtttcagccaatcatcgtcccttaataaacacataacggtccacactggagagaaaccattcacatgcccttAA